One segment of Leptospirillum ferrooxidans C2-3 DNA contains the following:
- a CDS encoding endo alpha-1,4 polygalactosaminidase, with protein MKYLGSQGQFSGTGLLVGWFAFVLFFSGAIPSFAFSGEILKPGQNYGIKLWAPMPSPKELSQFSLVILPYEENPPRLEHTLLFGYFSVGEVVGDGEEATFAKKHNLVVGTNPDWKTGIVDVRNPLWQKFILYKAIPEYQKKGFSGIFLDTIDSPIILEKHHPKKYKGMKIALITLLRKIHKYYPLYPVIVNRGLGILPQIAPDVSGELYEDFCRQYSFRKKRYVYVKKWVRQRDNQFAVRALKINPHLVVMTLDYGSLSNLKAARTCFKKSRIRGYHPYFSTHHTNNLNTLNLNE; from the coding sequence ATGAAATATTTGGGAAGTCAGGGACAATTCTCAGGGACAGGACTTCTTGTGGGATGGTTTGCTTTTGTGTTGTTTTTTTCAGGAGCCATTCCCTCTTTTGCCTTTTCAGGGGAGATCCTCAAGCCGGGACAGAATTACGGGATCAAGCTCTGGGCTCCGATGCCTTCACCCAAGGAGCTGTCCCAGTTTTCTCTGGTCATCCTTCCCTATGAGGAAAATCCTCCCAGACTGGAGCACACACTTTTGTTCGGATATTTCAGTGTCGGAGAAGTTGTTGGGGATGGGGAAGAGGCGACGTTTGCGAAAAAACACAACCTGGTTGTCGGAACCAATCCCGACTGGAAGACCGGAATCGTCGATGTGAGGAATCCACTCTGGCAGAAATTTATTCTGTACAAGGCTATTCCGGAATATCAAAAAAAGGGATTTTCCGGGATCTTTCTCGATACGATCGATTCTCCGATCATTCTGGAAAAACATCATCCCAAAAAGTACAAGGGGATGAAGATCGCACTGATCACACTTCTTCGAAAGATACACAAATATTACCCTCTTTACCCTGTTATCGTGAACCGGGGGTTGGGGATCCTTCCACAGATCGCTCCGGATGTTTCAGGGGAGCTCTATGAGGACTTCTGCAGGCAGTATTCTTTCCGTAAAAAGCGGTATGTGTATGTGAAAAAATGGGTCCGTCAACGGGACAACCAATTTGCGGTGAGGGCGCTGAAGATCAACCCGCATCTGGTTGTCATGACGCTCGATTACGGAAGCCTATCGAATCTCAAGGCCGCCCGGACTTGTTTCAAAAAAAGCCGTATTCGGGGCTATCATCCTTATTTTTCAACCCATCATACGAATAACCTGAATACTCTGAACTTGAATGAGTAG
- the glf gene encoding UDP-galactopyranose mutase: protein MKTDVLVVGAGFSGSVVSRQLADSGKTVVIIDKRSHIAGNAYDTNDKHGILVHTYGPHIFHTNSQEVFSYLSAFTKWRPYEHRVLASIDGQLLPIPINIDTVNRLYGLNLDEEGLKSYFESVRDPRDPIKTSEDAIVNIVGWDLYKKFYKGYTNKQWGLDPSELFASVAARVPVRTNHDDRYFTDTHQAMPLDGYTEMFSRMLDHPGITIRLGVEYQKIRQEYSPKHLVYTGPIDEYFDFCFGKLPYRSLFFEHEHLPTVQKFQQVGTVNYPNEHEYTRITEFKHLTGQEHSGTSIVREYPKAEGDPYYPIPRPENDELFKRYQKLAEKEKGVTFVGRLAQYRYYNMDQVVGAALSASKSILDEI from the coding sequence ATGAAAACAGATGTACTTGTCGTTGGGGCGGGCTTTTCCGGAAGCGTCGTTTCACGGCAACTTGCAGATTCCGGGAAAACGGTCGTCATCATCGATAAAAGGTCCCATATTGCAGGAAATGCCTACGACACCAACGATAAACATGGCATATTGGTCCATACTTATGGTCCCCATATTTTCCACACCAACTCCCAGGAAGTCTTTAGCTATCTTTCGGCCTTCACCAAATGGCGACCTTACGAACACCGGGTTCTTGCAAGCATCGACGGCCAGCTTCTTCCCATTCCCATCAACATCGACACCGTCAACCGACTCTATGGCCTGAACCTCGATGAAGAAGGACTGAAGTCCTACTTCGAATCCGTTCGTGATCCAAGGGACCCGATCAAAACCAGCGAAGACGCCATTGTCAACATTGTCGGATGGGATCTCTATAAAAAATTTTACAAGGGTTATACAAACAAACAATGGGGACTCGATCCCTCCGAGCTTTTTGCAAGTGTTGCGGCCCGGGTGCCAGTCCGGACCAACCATGACGATCGATATTTTACAGACACCCATCAGGCAATGCCGCTTGACGGCTATACCGAAATGTTTTCAAGGATGCTTGATCATCCGGGGATCACCATTCGACTCGGAGTCGAGTACCAGAAAATTCGCCAGGAATACTCGCCAAAACACCTCGTCTATACCGGCCCCATCGATGAATACTTCGATTTTTGCTTTGGCAAGCTCCCTTACAGAAGCCTTTTTTTTGAACACGAACACCTTCCAACGGTTCAAAAATTCCAGCAGGTGGGAACGGTCAACTACCCGAACGAGCATGAATACACCCGAATCACCGAATTCAAGCACCTCACGGGGCAGGAGCATTCCGGGACATCGATCGTCAGGGAGTACCCGAAAGCCGAAGGAGATCCCTATTACCCGATCCCTCGTCCTGAAAATGACGAGCTTTTCAAGCGCTACCAAAAGTTGGCCGAAAAAGAAAAGGGAGTCACATTCGTCGGACGACTTGCCCAGTATCGCTATTACAATATGGATCAGGTCGTCGGTGCGGCTCTTTCCGCATCAAAATCGATCCTCGATGAAATATGA
- a CDS encoding AlbA family DNA-binding domain-containing protein has product MTPEEVRNMIGQGETVNVEFKGERSRPLNDTDLVEAVVCLAHRQDHDWEYLFVGVEGDGSVIGARPHHGDSGTDPFRVAAMIGSRTHPAIACRVEEFMIL; this is encoded by the coding sequence GTGACTCCAGAAGAGGTCCGGAATATGATCGGACAGGGTGAAACGGTCAACGTGGAATTCAAGGGAGAACGTTCTAGGCCCTTGAACGACACGGATTTAGTTGAGGCAGTGGTTTGTCTGGCCCATCGCCAAGATCATGATTGGGAATATCTGTTTGTCGGAGTCGAAGGCGATGGATCGGTCATAGGAGCCCGCCCTCATCATGGAGATTCCGGGACCGACCCCTTCCGCGTGGCGGCAATGATCGGGAGCAGAACACATCCTGCTATTGCCTGTCGTGTGGAAGAGTTCATGATTCTCTGA
- a CDS encoding polysaccharide biosynthesis/export family protein — MNTIKKNIIFVIALLFIARTFLFPGISIAEQDSGNHGDYTIGVGDSLSILVWDQANLNQEITVLPDGNITFPLIGNVKAAGTTSKTLARKISNRLNTIFRKKPTVTVIVRSIGNDFFYIMGAVAHAGTIPYTHRTRLLQAIILAGGTVVGAKTDSILLIRNNHTRTVSIEDLQKGEHLEKNIEIKPQDVIIVPMSTDQIYIMGESNAPGPYFYTKGLTVLQALLNAHGFSQFASTGSVRIIRQEKDGSKKIIHIDIDHIENEKKTEQKEYLKPGDLIYIPQRMF; from the coding sequence ATGAATACCATCAAAAAAAACATCATCTTCGTGATAGCACTTTTGTTCATTGCCAGAACCTTTCTTTTTCCTGGGATTTCGATAGCAGAACAGGATTCTGGAAACCACGGCGACTACACCATCGGAGTCGGGGACAGCCTCTCCATTCTTGTCTGGGATCAGGCCAATCTCAACCAGGAGATTACAGTCCTCCCTGATGGAAACATCACATTTCCTCTGATCGGAAACGTCAAGGCGGCCGGAACAACCAGCAAAACACTCGCCAGAAAAATATCCAACCGTCTAAACACCATCTTCCGGAAAAAACCAACGGTTACAGTCATTGTCAGATCCATTGGGAATGACTTTTTCTATATCATGGGGGCAGTCGCACATGCAGGAACCATCCCCTACACCCACCGGACAAGGCTCCTTCAGGCCATTATTCTGGCCGGAGGTACGGTTGTCGGGGCCAAAACGGATTCCATCCTCCTCATACGAAACAACCACACCCGCACTGTTTCCATCGAAGATCTCCAAAAAGGGGAACATCTGGAGAAAAATATCGAGATCAAACCACAAGACGTCATTATCGTGCCCATGAGCACCGACCAGATCTATATCATGGGTGAAAGCAACGCTCCGGGTCCCTATTTCTATACCAAGGGTCTGACGGTACTGCAGGCCCTCCTGAATGCTCACGGATTCTCCCAGTTCGCTTCAACCGGGTCAGTCAGAATCATCCGTCAGGAAAAAGATGGCAGCAAAAAGATCATCCATATCGACATCGATCATATCGAGAATGAAAAGAAGACAGAGCAAAAAGAATATCTCAAACCTGGCGATCTGATCTATATTCCCCAGCGGATGTTCTGA
- a CDS encoding beta-propeller fold lactonase family protein: MKTTIAQYLSRAVFLLSLALLQSCGGSGGGGSSSPPGILFYALTEDSSGNGSIVENAISPSGQLYSLAPSPISTGGTNPVVFLLDPNASLAFALNSNSSPSSFQNGLIESYNTSTAQSTTGITSTSYTRTGTNPTSMAVDPGGNYLVVANHGSGTTNSSTGDVEIFGIGSNGALSGPTILSSLPQNSCPNPDKIVFPPSGSNGTTSDTFYVVCSSPELISSSPPTPALYRCQISGSCSTNLLSSFPNSNAISNMEFASNGTAFLPGETYSSSSSSYNAFLITCNGTPLSSCTSPTPISSATDTAPAGDFAIYNGSPPTAFIGNYSTSVSGTSTVLTNPGVFFSCAASSCSNLSYPSSSGDPTYLATGPGQANLYIVSTPDPLPTDTSNISNSPSGSIYYCSLPTASACTQTGTTSNYPVGITFDPSGKFAFVPTWSGTISIFQVGSNGALTPAASPVVTTGNLNLQVVVP; encoded by the coding sequence ATGAAAACGACCATAGCCCAATACCTGTCCCGAGCGGTTTTTCTTTTGTCACTGGCACTCCTACAAAGCTGTGGGGGTTCAGGCGGCGGTGGATCCTCCTCTCCTCCAGGCATTCTGTTCTATGCCTTGACGGAAGATTCAAGCGGTAATGGCTCTATCGTCGAAAATGCCATCTCCCCATCGGGACAGCTCTATTCATTGGCACCCTCCCCCATCTCGACAGGGGGAACAAACCCCGTGGTCTTTCTCCTCGATCCCAATGCCTCTCTCGCCTTTGCCTTAAACAGCAATTCGTCACCCAGTTCCTTCCAGAACGGTTTAATCGAATCCTACAACACCTCGACCGCCCAGTCGACAACAGGAATTACATCAACTTCCTATACCCGGACGGGCACCAACCCCACCAGCATGGCCGTTGATCCTGGAGGGAACTATCTGGTCGTTGCCAACCATGGAAGTGGAACAACAAATAGTTCAACTGGCGATGTCGAGATTTTCGGGATCGGATCAAATGGCGCTCTTTCCGGACCGACAATTCTATCATCACTACCACAAAACTCTTGTCCGAACCCCGATAAAATCGTCTTCCCTCCATCGGGATCAAACGGCACCACCTCCGATACGTTTTATGTCGTCTGCTCATCTCCGGAGTTGATCTCAAGCAGTCCTCCTACCCCAGCGCTTTACAGATGCCAGATTTCAGGGAGTTGTTCTACCAATCTTCTTTCATCCTTCCCCAATAGTAACGCCATCTCCAACATGGAGTTTGCCTCCAATGGAACAGCCTTTCTTCCAGGCGAAACCTACTCTTCTTCTTCTTCTTCTTACAATGCCTTTCTCATTACCTGTAATGGAACACCCCTGAGCTCTTGCACCAGCCCCACTCCTATATCATCAGCAACAGACACCGCCCCTGCCGGAGATTTTGCTATCTATAACGGATCCCCCCCGACGGCTTTTATCGGCAACTATAGTACCAGCGTCAGCGGTACTAGCACCGTACTCACCAACCCAGGGGTTTTCTTCTCCTGTGCAGCTAGTTCTTGCTCTAACCTCTCCTATCCCTCTTCTTCTGGCGACCCAACCTATCTTGCCACAGGCCCCGGACAAGCCAATCTTTATATCGTTTCCACGCCGGATCCTCTTCCAACAGATACTTCGAATATTTCAAACTCACCTTCCGGCTCCATTTACTACTGCTCTCTTCCAACAGCTTCAGCTTGCACTCAAACAGGAACAACCTCAAATTACCCCGTTGGCATCACGTTCGACCCGTCGGGGAAATTTGCCTTTGTTCCCACATGGTCCGGTACGATCTCGATCTTTCAGGTGGGATCAAACGGCGCGCTGACGCCTGCAGCAAGCCCCGTTGTCACAACAGGCAATCTGAACCTTCAGGTGGTCGTTCCGTAG
- a CDS encoding arsenate reductase/protein-tyrosine-phosphatase family protein: protein MTGQKKVLVLDASCNAATTIVQSLGRAGYKVSLAGESPDAFAFRSRYLHGRSVYPDPLKKKSAFQDWFLNIWSPEAFDYVIPASDLTIYPIREIAKERPLPGVILPPDETFSLFFDKVKTLQLAIECGVPVPKTVIVQDGKWNPEDFVSFPYYVKTSQSKVWMGDVGFDLDARLVRNPEELFEAVTDWAVYGDVLIQGYEPGDGVGIELLCRDGDILLFFAHRRMHEYPLTGGGGTYRVSIEPPPALFESARRLVKAASWTGVAMVEYKMDGAAYSLMEVNGRFWGSLPLSYRSGVDFPLSLVRAYSGEPVTQTPYRAGVYSRRFSMEFAWFKRNLLADKNDPYTKTQPLGKTILEYSRFLTGKDHWDHLFLSDPVPTLSEMGRTLGRTGSTVVRMARKRFLKRSGKSRDEGVRRESLERLRSIGKSRTPLNILVLCHGNICRSPLVESCLKELLPSDRFAVRSSGFIPRILRQSPREYARLAKKEGVDLSGHRSSLVNEEDLSWADLVVIMDGGNHRELSDFDSSALVKTVFLGAWSHESNIDIPDPYGEPEEKMLQIIHHMKESCQNLSRDLLS from the coding sequence ATGACGGGTCAAAAAAAGGTTCTGGTACTCGATGCATCGTGCAATGCTGCCACTACGATTGTCCAGAGTCTGGGTCGTGCGGGATACAAAGTCTCTTTGGCGGGAGAATCCCCGGATGCATTTGCTTTTCGTTCCCGTTATTTGCATGGTCGTTCTGTCTATCCCGATCCCCTTAAGAAAAAAAGCGCGTTTCAGGACTGGTTTCTGAACATCTGGAGTCCTGAAGCTTTTGATTATGTGATTCCGGCGTCGGATCTGACGATCTACCCCATTCGTGAAATCGCAAAGGAGAGACCTCTTCCGGGGGTCATTCTTCCTCCGGATGAGACTTTTTCCTTGTTTTTCGACAAGGTGAAGACCCTTCAGCTGGCGATCGAATGCGGAGTTCCGGTCCCGAAGACAGTGATTGTTCAGGACGGAAAATGGAATCCGGAGGATTTTGTCTCTTTCCCCTATTATGTGAAAACATCACAGTCAAAGGTCTGGATGGGAGATGTCGGCTTCGATCTCGATGCCCGTCTGGTCAGAAACCCGGAAGAGTTGTTCGAGGCGGTGACCGATTGGGCCGTCTATGGGGATGTTCTGATTCAGGGTTATGAGCCGGGAGACGGCGTTGGGATCGAACTTTTGTGCCGGGATGGGGATATTCTCCTGTTTTTTGCCCATCGCAGGATGCACGAATATCCCCTCACGGGAGGGGGAGGGACCTATCGGGTGTCGATCGAGCCTCCTCCGGCCCTTTTTGAGTCGGCCAGGCGCCTTGTGAAGGCGGCCAGCTGGACGGGCGTTGCCATGGTGGAATACAAGATGGATGGGGCAGCCTATTCTCTGATGGAGGTCAATGGCCGTTTCTGGGGATCTCTTCCGTTATCCTATCGATCCGGAGTGGACTTCCCGCTCTCCTTGGTCCGGGCCTATTCGGGTGAGCCAGTGACCCAGACTCCTTATCGGGCGGGAGTGTATTCGCGGCGATTCAGCATGGAATTTGCCTGGTTCAAGAGAAATCTTCTGGCGGACAAGAATGATCCCTATACAAAGACCCAGCCTCTTGGAAAAACGATTCTGGAGTATTCCCGGTTTCTGACCGGGAAGGATCATTGGGATCATCTATTCCTCTCGGATCCGGTTCCGACTCTTTCTGAAATGGGGAGGACGCTTGGAAGAACGGGTTCGACGGTCGTTCGGATGGCGAGAAAGCGTTTTCTGAAACGCTCGGGAAAATCGAGGGATGAAGGCGTTCGCCGGGAATCGCTGGAACGGCTCAGGTCGATTGGCAAATCCCGGACACCTCTGAATATCCTGGTTCTATGCCATGGAAATATCTGCAGGAGTCCCCTTGTGGAGTCATGTCTGAAGGAGCTTCTTCCTTCTGACCGGTTTGCGGTTCGTTCGTCGGGGTTTATTCCGAGAATCTTGAGGCAGTCTCCCCGGGAGTATGCCCGTCTTGCGAAGAAAGAAGGGGTCGACCTGTCAGGTCACAGGTCGTCTCTTGTGAATGAAGAAGATCTTTCTTGGGCGGATCTTGTGGTGATCATGGATGGGGGAAATCATCGGGAGTTATCGGATTTTGACTCATCGGCTCTTGTCAAGACGGTTTTCCTTGGTGCCTGGTCCCATGAGTCGAATATCGATATCCCGGATCCTTACGGCGAGCCGGAAGAAAAGATGCTCCAGATTATCCATCACATGAAAGAGTCCTGCCAGAATCTCTCCCGGGATCTTCTGTCCTAG
- a CDS encoding glycosyltransferase family 2 protein, with product MSLHKERAKETIAAVVVTYNRKELLIECLDALLGQDPPIDAIILVDNQSMTDTPLLLKEKGFLKELPPGENTGTWESTTCHPDFPTIPITTIRLPENTGGAGGFHEGVKKAFEAGFDWLWLMDDDVEPQKNCLGEQMKFKSLSKCIHPRKIFPDGTPLEWEGYVSLVTGQRVFLQDISFKKGAEYCETNTGCFEGMLVHRDIVSKIGFPDKRFFIAGDDSTYGFLAHLHTKVLYARDPIFLKKIGNNGQPITDRSIYYGMRNTFLRIRTMNEHVKKHRLIRNMFILVKASDYFLNILMSRNPKVPPLKILFRAFKDGFSGQYGKGF from the coding sequence ATGAGCCTACACAAAGAACGGGCAAAGGAAACCATCGCCGCGGTTGTGGTCACCTATAACCGAAAAGAGCTTTTGATCGAGTGCCTTGATGCACTTCTTGGTCAAGATCCCCCGATTGATGCCATTATTCTGGTCGACAACCAATCCATGACGGATACACCTCTTCTTCTGAAGGAAAAAGGGTTTCTGAAAGAACTTCCTCCGGGAGAAAACACCGGGACATGGGAGTCTACAACCTGCCACCCGGATTTTCCGACCATCCCCATCACCACCATCAGACTTCCAGAAAACACAGGAGGTGCGGGGGGATTTCATGAGGGAGTCAAAAAAGCCTTTGAGGCAGGATTCGACTGGTTATGGCTGATGGATGACGACGTCGAGCCCCAAAAAAACTGCCTTGGTGAACAGATGAAGTTCAAATCCCTTTCAAAATGTATCCATCCCAGGAAAATATTTCCTGACGGGACCCCACTCGAATGGGAGGGATACGTTAGCCTCGTCACCGGGCAGAGGGTCTTCCTTCAGGATATCTCCTTCAAAAAAGGGGCTGAGTACTGCGAGACAAACACAGGCTGTTTTGAGGGCATGCTCGTTCATCGGGACATTGTTTCTAAAATCGGCTTTCCGGACAAACGCTTTTTTATCGCAGGAGACGACTCGACCTACGGCTTTCTCGCCCATCTTCATACCAAGGTCCTTTATGCAAGAGATCCCATATTCCTGAAGAAAATTGGCAACAACGGACAGCCGATCACCGATAGAAGCATTTACTACGGAATGAGAAATACCTTTCTAAGGATCCGGACAATGAACGAACATGTCAAAAAACATCGCCTCATCCGAAACATGTTCATTCTTGTAAAGGCATCGGATTACTTCCTGAACATCCTGATGAGCCGAAATCCGAAGGTCCCGCCACTCAAAATTCTCTTTAGGGCCTTTAAAGACGGTTTTTCTGGGCAATACGGGAAAGGGTTCTGA
- a CDS encoding glycosyltransferase, with protein sequence MASVLFVIDNLGPGGSQRYVAEMARFAPSFGVTPHVCSFRGGDVFESGLIRIGVPVLITPFSKLYGSDGLHALWKVVRYIRHHRIDIVHAFQTNPNILGALAGKICGTRVITSRRDMGDFGMRGSDRLASFETKVINRLADRIMANSQAALDAAVSIENIPRHKMVLVYNGMDGERFSPPDDRTPLRKALGIDDDRCVFGIVAGHRKVKAVEVALLAFRRVKDVLPEALFLQVGDGPERGFLEGEAKRLSLGDSVRFLGVRPDVERILPAFDVFLLSSKTESFSNAILEAMAAGLPVIATRVGGNPECVKEGETGLLVPSGNPEEMAKAMLTLARNPDLRRQMGRRGRERILETFSYEKSREDLRRLYHDLLPG encoded by the coding sequence ATGGCATCCGTATTGTTTGTCATAGACAATCTTGGACCAGGGGGAAGTCAGCGTTATGTGGCCGAAATGGCTCGGTTTGCTCCTTCGTTCGGTGTCACTCCGCATGTCTGCTCGTTCCGGGGTGGGGATGTCTTCGAGTCTGGTCTGATCCGGATCGGAGTTCCTGTTCTAATCACTCCCTTTTCAAAATTATATGGTTCTGATGGCCTTCATGCTTTATGGAAGGTCGTTCGCTATATTCGCCATCACCGTATCGATATCGTCCACGCATTCCAGACCAATCCTAATATTCTTGGGGCCCTTGCCGGAAAAATCTGCGGAACCAGAGTGATTACTTCAAGGCGAGATATGGGCGACTTCGGGATGAGGGGTTCTGATCGTCTCGCTTCATTTGAGACGAAAGTCATCAATCGACTTGCCGACAGGATCATGGCTAATTCCCAGGCGGCCCTTGATGCGGCGGTCTCTATTGAGAACATTCCCCGTCATAAAATGGTTCTGGTTTACAACGGAATGGATGGGGAACGATTCTCTCCACCTGATGACAGAACCCCTCTCCGGAAAGCGCTTGGGATTGATGATGATCGATGCGTATTCGGGATCGTGGCCGGCCACCGGAAAGTCAAGGCTGTCGAGGTGGCGCTTTTGGCTTTTCGGCGTGTCAAGGATGTTCTTCCGGAAGCTCTTTTTCTTCAAGTTGGAGACGGGCCGGAAAGGGGGTTCCTTGAAGGGGAGGCCAAGCGACTTTCTCTCGGGGATTCCGTCCGATTCTTGGGAGTCCGTCCGGATGTGGAGCGAATATTGCCGGCCTTCGACGTCTTTCTCTTGAGTTCGAAAACAGAGAGTTTTTCGAATGCGATTCTTGAGGCGATGGCAGCGGGGTTACCTGTGATTGCCACCCGTGTCGGGGGAAATCCGGAATGTGTAAAAGAGGGGGAGACGGGACTTCTGGTTCCTTCCGGAAATCCGGAAGAAATGGCGAAGGCCATGCTGACCCTTGCCCGGAATCCGGATCTCCGGCGTCAGATGGGAAGACGAGGACGTGAACGGATTCTGGAAACATTTTCTTATGAGAAAAGCCGTGAGGATCTTCGCCGCCTGTACCATGATTTGTTGCCGGGATAA
- a CDS encoding PEP-CTERM sorting domain-containing protein — MELFSKRTSHKMNSLFSIAIAGAILSSPVIAQATIIDWSNQTLGQIDAYNTVTQTNTVVDANANTPDSLIFANNGNSIIYTSNPNSGSNLYIYNIQNKTNNILASGTALGNSTSLRDLSLTPSGNSVLVSSTSGGEVYKVNLTTQAVTLLTTGTRPQGIVFTPSGNLFLNLGSGIDQINYPSGTVANTNTNYGSLDGLTYDPTTGYLYATTGIKGTNPSNTIIQINPTTLAESLITISGSNVPTSLHLDGIEATSNGNLIIANYDNSLLEYFTATNTATTLAATPGIDDVAPLVGGGSADPSATPEPGTFALFGTGILVMALFSLYSRRKAESC; from the coding sequence GTGGAACTTTTCAGCAAAAGAACTTCCCATAAAATGAACTCGCTCTTCTCCATTGCCATTGCGGGAGCGATTCTCTCTTCCCCCGTCATTGCACAAGCGACCATTATTGACTGGAGCAACCAGACACTGGGACAAATCGACGCCTATAATACCGTAACCCAAACAAACACAGTCGTCGATGCCAACGCAAACACCCCGGACAGCCTGATATTTGCAAACAACGGCAACAGCATCATCTATACCTCCAATCCAAACAGTGGATCCAATCTGTATATCTACAACATCCAGAACAAAACCAATAATATTCTTGCTTCAGGGACTGCTCTCGGCAATTCGACCTCTCTCCGGGATCTCTCCTTGACCCCAAGCGGGAATTCCGTTCTCGTTTCATCAACATCTGGCGGGGAAGTCTACAAAGTCAATCTAACGACTCAGGCAGTCACCCTTTTAACCACCGGAACCAGACCTCAGGGCATCGTATTTACACCCTCCGGGAACCTGTTTCTAAATCTTGGCTCAGGAATCGATCAAATCAATTACCCATCCGGAACAGTCGCCAACACGAACACCAACTACGGCTCCCTTGACGGTCTGACCTACGACCCGACCACTGGATATCTGTATGCCACCACTGGCATCAAAGGAACAAATCCCAGCAATACAATTATACAGATCAATCCAACCACTCTGGCCGAATCACTGATCACTATCTCCGGTAGCAATGTTCCAACGAGCCTTCACCTCGACGGAATCGAAGCCACTTCAAATGGCAACCTCATTATCGCAAACTACGATAACAGCCTACTAGAATATTTCACTGCCACAAATACAGCCACCACACTGGCCGCGACTCCCGGAATAGACGATGTTGCACCACTGGTCGGAGGCGGATCCGCCGATCCTTCAGCCACCCCGGAACCCGGCACATTTGCCCTTTTCGGAACAGGCATTCTCGTAATGGCACTGTTTTCCCTCTATTCCCGCAGAAAAGCCGAATCCTGTTAG
- a CDS encoding transposase, whose translation MGQQYALEFKETIVKRMLSPQNEYIPTLSRETGIPVDTLYTWRTKYRSPWRSAHHNRPVGPAML comes from the coding sequence ATGGGTCAACAATACGCATTGGAATTCAAGGAAACCATCGTCAAGAGAATGCTTTCTCCTCAGAACGAATATATCCCCACCTTGTCCCGGGAAACAGGGATTCCTGTTGATACTCTTTATACCTGGAGGACAAAATATCGATCCCCCTGGCGGTCGGCTCACCATAACCGGCCCGTCGGACCCGCCATGCTCTGA